A single window of Archangium gephyra DNA harbors:
- a CDS encoding DUF3616 domain-containing protein, producing MLHAPLLGRVLLRFDAGKEELHEDLSAAVFSPDGSLWVASDEHHSLERFSPVNPRVFGEHRHFVMADLLGEEIREEVDIEALDFQDGHLWFVGSHSAKRKKPKGKTMVKDLERLATVEHQPWRFLLARVPVPGAAPGSTGPAKLKRAEGREGSGVNVLVELLRQDPHLGPFLAPASPEDPDGALAIPSKDNGLDIEGLAVHGNRIFLGLRGPVLRGHAVILEMEVEEVGNGLLAPRRTKKGSAYHKHFVDLDGLGIRELCRHGEDLLILAGPTMPVDGPIRLFRLHKGLLLSGDTLHPQEKGVLEPLFDLKDGSRDDNAEGVALFSWFEPDDSVLVVYDTPSAQRRYGPDGVLADVFRL from the coding sequence ATGCTGCATGCCCCGCTCCTTGGCCGTGTCCTGCTGCGCTTCGATGCTGGCAAGGAGGAGCTCCATGAGGATCTCTCCGCGGCGGTGTTCTCCCCGGATGGGAGCCTCTGGGTGGCCTCGGACGAGCACCACTCGCTCGAGCGCTTCTCCCCGGTGAACCCGCGCGTCTTCGGCGAGCACCGGCACTTTGTCATGGCGGACCTGCTCGGGGAGGAGATCCGCGAGGAGGTGGACATCGAGGCGCTGGACTTCCAGGACGGACACCTGTGGTTCGTGGGCTCGCACAGCGCCAAGCGCAAGAAGCCCAAGGGCAAGACGATGGTGAAGGATCTGGAGCGTCTGGCCACCGTGGAGCATCAACCCTGGCGTTTCCTGCTCGCCCGGGTGCCGGTGCCAGGGGCCGCGCCAGGCTCCACCGGTCCGGCGAAGCTCAAGCGCGCGGAGGGCCGGGAGGGCTCGGGGGTGAACGTGCTGGTGGAACTGCTGCGCCAGGATCCCCACCTGGGGCCCTTTCTCGCGCCCGCCTCGCCCGAGGATCCGGACGGCGCCCTCGCCATCCCCAGCAAGGACAACGGGCTGGACATCGAGGGGCTCGCCGTCCACGGCAACCGGATCTTCCTCGGGCTCCGAGGCCCCGTGCTGAGAGGCCATGCCGTCATCCTGGAGATGGAGGTGGAGGAGGTGGGCAACGGCCTGCTCGCGCCCCGGCGGACGAAGAAGGGCAGTGCCTACCACAAGCACTTCGTGGACCTGGATGGCCTGGGCATCCGCGAGCTGTGCCGCCATGGGGAGGATCTGCTCATCCTCGCGGGGCCCACCATGCCGGTGGATGGCCCCATCCGGCTGTTCCGGCTGCACAAGGGCCTGCTGCTCTCCGGAGATACCCTCCACCCGCAGGAGAAGGGCGTGCTGGAGCCGCTCTTCGACCTGAAGGACGGAAGCCGGGACGACAACGCCGAGGGCGTGGCCCTGTTCTCCTGGTTCGAGCCGGATGACTCCGTGCTCGTCGTCTACGACACGCCCTCGGCACAGCGCCGCTACGGGCCCGACGGCGTGCTCGCGGACGTGTTTCGGCTCTGA
- the mtgA gene encoding monofunctional biosynthetic peptidoglycan transglycosylase produces MASRTMKLKQSTGTTGKVKQATTGKSRQVAKAPARGGWLRRGLMVAFLGLVVFASYEYARLPSAEPLLKQNPKLTALMEQRAEEAREAGQKPRRRQHWVALSSVSRHAIDAVLLSEDASFYLHEGVDTKELENALEDAVRKGKLGRGASTITQQLAKNLWLSTDRSLLRKGKELILAHRLETALPKNRILTLYLNVVEWGNGVYGIEAGAREHFGVAASELTAAQGAILASMLPAPRKRSPSSGSKALKKRAHWTIEQMEVVKRLNAEQARAAHEEIDQILGGKKPEESEDEAEG; encoded by the coding sequence ATGGCCAGCCGGACGATGAAGCTGAAGCAGAGCACGGGCACCACGGGGAAGGTGAAGCAGGCGACCACGGGCAAGTCGCGCCAGGTGGCGAAGGCGCCCGCGCGGGGTGGATGGCTGCGCCGGGGGCTGATGGTGGCGTTCCTGGGACTGGTGGTGTTCGCCTCCTACGAGTACGCGCGCCTGCCGTCCGCGGAGCCGCTGCTGAAGCAGAACCCGAAGCTGACGGCGCTGATGGAGCAGCGTGCGGAGGAGGCGCGCGAGGCGGGCCAGAAGCCCAGGCGCCGCCAGCACTGGGTGGCGCTGTCGAGCGTGTCCCGGCACGCGATCGACGCGGTGCTGCTCTCGGAGGACGCGAGCTTCTACCTGCACGAGGGCGTGGACACGAAGGAGCTGGAGAACGCGCTGGAGGACGCGGTGCGCAAGGGGAAGCTGGGGCGTGGCGCGTCGACGATCACCCAGCAGCTGGCGAAGAACCTCTGGCTGTCGACGGACCGGAGCCTGCTGCGCAAGGGCAAGGAGCTGATCCTGGCGCACCGGCTGGAGACGGCGCTGCCCAAGAACCGGATCCTCACGCTGTACCTGAACGTGGTGGAGTGGGGGAACGGGGTGTACGGAATCGAGGCGGGGGCGCGGGAGCACTTCGGCGTCGCGGCCTCGGAGCTGACGGCGGCGCAGGGGGCCATCCTGGCGTCGATGCTGCCGGCACCGCGCAAGCGGTCCCCGTCCTCGGGCTCGAAGGCGCTGAAGAAGCGGGCGCACTGGACCATCGAGCAGATGGAAGTGGTGAAGCGGCTCAACGCGGAGCAGGCGAGGGCCGCGCACGAGGAGATCGATCAGATCCTCGGTGGAAAGAAGCCGGAGGAGTCCGAGGACGAAGCGGAAGGCTGA
- a CDS encoding archaemetzincin, protein MRTRRVVSLGLLFVTLVLVGSFMAPAVAEPSPERVVAIVPLGKVRQEFLDTVRQELQSRMKVRIRIDPARELPQEAWYAPRSRWRADRILDWLDENPPEGAWKVVAVTEAEISATKGNVLDWGIAGLGNIGGPACLVSAHIYKKHSKTKEALLRRLGDLAVHEFGHTLGFPHCEEKGCVMADAKGKAISSADASSGHFCAKCLGTLSAEDRALVK, encoded by the coding sequence ATGCGCACTCGCCGCGTCGTGAGCCTGGGGCTCCTGTTCGTCACCCTGGTGCTGGTGGGGTCCTTCATGGCTCCCGCGGTGGCGGAGCCGTCCCCGGAGCGGGTGGTCGCGATCGTGCCGCTGGGCAAGGTGCGCCAGGAGTTCCTGGACACGGTGCGGCAGGAGCTCCAGTCGCGCATGAAGGTGCGGATCCGCATCGATCCGGCGCGAGAGCTTCCTCAGGAGGCCTGGTACGCCCCGAGGAGCCGATGGAGGGCGGATCGGATCCTGGACTGGCTGGACGAGAACCCGCCAGAGGGGGCGTGGAAGGTGGTGGCGGTGACGGAGGCGGAGATCTCGGCCACGAAGGGGAACGTCCTCGACTGGGGCATCGCGGGACTGGGGAACATCGGAGGGCCGGCCTGCCTGGTGTCGGCGCACATCTACAAGAAGCACAGCAAGACGAAGGAGGCGCTGCTGCGCCGGCTGGGTGACCTGGCGGTGCACGAGTTCGGGCACACGCTGGGGTTCCCTCACTGCGAGGAGAAGGGCTGCGTGATGGCGGACGCGAAGGGCAAGGCCATCTCGTCCGCGGATGCGAGCTCGGGACACTTCTGCGCGAAGTGCCTCGGCACGCTGTCCGCCGAGGACCGCGCGCTGGTGAAGTAG